AGAAAGTGATCACCTTACCTTGCGATAGGGATAAGAGAACAGAATGCTCAGTTTTTCTCACATGAGGATGGTCCCATCATGTTTTCACATAGTTTATTGAAACTTGGACCATCAACGTCTATTCGTTATGatatcattattaaaattttaattaatcctTTTCTACGAACGAATTGAAACTTTGGATCTTGGGTTTAGTGGAAGGCcttatcataattattttagttcATTAGAGTAATGATACCAAGAGCgcacaaaacaaataatttccCCTTTTCTAGTTTACCTATATAGATCGTGTTTACTTGATTTTCAAGTTCCAAGTACCTTtccacttttattttattttttatagctTGTTTAATACTTCAGAAAACTAAGCATGTGTCATCTCCAAAAGCTGCGAATCTAAACTTGTCACGAGGCAAATTTCCCACACATCCACAGAACATAGTAAACACGCAAGTACATTAGTGTTTCATACGCAAAAAAACATCTCCATTCTCAACTATGATTGCAATAAGTGAAGCTAATAATGCACTGTGTTATTATTTTACCCAATGGAAGCAATGTGTATATAGTATTACCAAGACTTGAAAATCAAAGTCATTATTGCATCattatagttttttgtttgtaacgtaagaaaaaaataacagcttAACACGAACACGAACGAGTTATCTTTTTCATccctttttttaataagttgtaTTGAAATTTACTTAAAAACTTTTAGTTGCCTACATTTTTCTTATAAGAATGCTAATTAGTCTCATATCATTTACCGAGTATATACGAATAATAGTTAAATCTCAAATTTTCTgttctattatatatagattttttttttttcgttttttctaaCAATAGAAAATGTCCCTGAGGTCACTGATCCTCCCAAAGATTACTTCGtaaaaacatcaatatttttgagttttgagatacatatataatattgcTATAACAATACTGCTTGTAAGTAGCCGTAGAAATTATCGATCGTAGTAAGCCGTCTGCATATTGAACAAAGTATacatatatcattatatattaaacaacTTGTGAAACTACTGTCTCTTTCTTAATTATAATCTTGGCGATATAAAACTGAGGAGATAGGTTGTTCTAATAAGAAAGTCTCAATTAGAGGTTtaaccataaaaaaataaaaggtcgTTATGGTGGTTCAACTCCTAGTTGTCATCGATATGTTCCATCGTAAATGCCTCAACGCATCAAGCCAAGGGAGATTAATAATCCTCCAAGTATTTAATTAGTATTAAATCTAAAACCAATTAATTATTTACGAAACTAATAATTCTTAACCAAGTTGATGTACCAACCAATAGCGACATCTCTTTGCATCTTTgttaatctttctttttattcatttttacccaaaaacttAGTAGATTATTCTgaattattatgtttatttataataatatataaaccaGTATGGAGACGGATTAGATGACTTAATCGTTTGTGAAAATTAAATTGTAAGAGAAAAATACACCAACTATTGTCACCAAATCCAGAAcaaattttatactaactatggAATGGATAGTCATAGTATTAGTAGTTGTTAAGGTAATTAAAGTTGTTAAAAGTGACGACTGAATGTAGAAATGAAAGAATTAGCGCTAGTACGATTAAGACAGCATGCATCGTCCTTATTGCTGaatgattagggtttcgatATTCTGTACtatttaactaattaaaacCTCTGGAATTTTCTGTACGTAACCAGTATACCAATTATGTTTTAGAGACAACGACATTGTACTAGCCTAGCTAGTCAATTAGTCATCATTGGGCTCAAAAATGATATAGAGCATTAGTTTGATGAGTTTAAtacttactaaaaaaataactcTAAGGTTATGGCATTCTGGTAATAGTCGTTTATTAAAAGTATAATTCAAAagtaataacaaaaatttaagttTCGTTTGATTCGGTTCAATTCGTGTTATAGAGGATATGAGtgtaggtttttttctttctcatcgAACTCATCAAACTAATGCTCAAAAATGATATagattaaaaccaaaaaaaaaaatgatatagaCCATTAGTTTGatactcaaaatatttaaaatttggttCGAAtcgaaaaaaacattttggtacATGCACACTATAAGCATTCATGTTTATGTAACGTTACATTAATTATTCCATATTGTAAATTTCTGCTGAGTTACATATAATATGTCATATCGGTTATCGTGTATTTCGATGCACGTAGGTCCAAATTCATTGCCGTCAAAAATGGATgataaaattctcaaaattattGAGCAAGttcttgatattattattcttgtACGTATAACGTTAACTGAGAATAATTCCATCCATAAATACTTCGAGAATATTTTATTATTCGCGATCAATAAATTCTATTCAGTATATGGGACTCGAAATAACACTTATATGCACTAATGCATTGGTTTTTATTGGATTTAAAAACGGTAAAAGAGGAACGTGAGGGCAGATCTAATAACACAGCAGCACATGAACTTGAGATTAAACAGTCAACATAACGATTGAATATAATGCTTTATAATCTTACGGTAAGATTCGCATTTTGTTGCAAGTCAGAGCCGAGGAAATGGTGCAACGTGATGGCATTCTAAAACTCCACTATTCTGATGGTTCCCTACAATTCCGACGAATAATttataatcataatattttgtgaatacgcctattctttttttctctttttttccatcAACTTCGAATAATGTCATTTGGATAAGGACGAAAGAAGCATGAAGTAAGAATTCGTCTTCATCTCTCACATCACCAcccaaatactaaacaaaaaaattgtattattgatcatattattggttgttttgttttcattccCTTGTTTATATATTGTTCTTATATATACCAAGTTTGAGCATCCCAAGTTTCATATAAGAcctaactaatatataattattatgtgaactgatacaaaatatatattcgtttCGGAATCTAGTATACTCATTAACCATACAAATTTTGTCTTTTCTGAAAATTGATCTATAAGTTTTTAAtcataatatgtttacttttagttaatatataatttcaataataaaaatatattttcaaatatattatcaGTACTTTCTGtactttttaaagaaatttttctatttataaatcGAATAATATCAACAATAGTTCGTATATCGTTATATTACTTCACAGTTGACACTACATTACCACACCCAAATATGAGATACTAAGATTACTTACATCCTTtgtgaccaaagaaaaaaaaaaagattaattacatCCTCTTTCTCCATGACTACATTACTAGCTTGTCTAATTGgttacatttaagattttacattattgtatattttgtatagaaGAAGCATGAGAATTGTTATTATTAACTTGGTCAGCGTCTGAAAGTGTGTATTGTATATTGTTATAATTGGCTTTATATTGACGTACGTATACTCTTAATTGGTTAATTAAAAGCAGTACttatagatataataaaatggGATAGTCAGACACTGAGGACAGACAGATCTAGCAAGGCCAAACGATGATGATAAATTGATAAGCCATTAGCCATCTAATAAGTAATACTACTAGTTAATTAAATTTCGTTTTCAGTAACCAAAACCAGAATATTCAAGTCCACACGTAATACATAATAATACTATTGTATCCTTGAACTCTTCAAACTTCTACATCATATGATGTTCACAAGTTGCtaatatatagaatattaaaaataaaaaaaaactctggactcgtttgttttctttgtagagagaaaagacttttacactttttaagTCTTTAGGATGTGTAAAGAATAATTGAGGATGTAATTCGGTACAAACGCAACAGCCACGTTTTTTAATCATCTGTTTAACTAGAGTATTTGTTTTGTTCCACTTTCAAAAGTATAGTAGCGTACAAATTTGTCGATTATACCATATAGTGCACCTGAGGTAAAACAATCAATTTAGTCgcattttgaaaagaaaaaaaaattaaaataaaatttgctaTCGCTTAAAGGAATTAATTACGCGaactataatatattatttttttttaccgaattatatactatatttttatctcaaaaactatattattatcGATCACATACAAAAAATAGTTGGGGATTTTGTATCGATTCCTTGAGATGCTGAAAAAAACTAGTTGAAGTGCttctgatataattttaaattgcCCCCTCGGCGtaagataatatatacatatgctCTTGAACAATGGAGGATTAAGTTAaagtatattattgttttttttttcttttttaacgaATATAGTcaggaaaacataaataattcGCATCAATCTGtatgttttttggttaataAGAATATTGGACAGTGAAAAAGTCATACTTTAATTTTTCCATACTATATGCATACCCCATCGACTAGTCGTCTTGAGATGTGCGAGTGGCGCAGATGAACACGTGTCAGATGCTAAGACGTTTAGTTGATCCGACGTGGACGAGAATACCGATGTGTCAAGTGGATTCCAGCTGGCATCTACTTTGATAAAGAGTTGGATATGACTTGTAAAGTAATCcaacaattttccttttttttgaaaacaacttataaattaaaattaccttAATAACAACATGTGCCCCTAGCATTTATTTAGCTTACTTTGTTTGTAAGATGTCGCAATAAATCCATTTTTGTGATGTAAAAAACTCTTATCTCATTCTTACGTGTATATCGATAAACTCACTTGTAGATTTGTTTACCAAACTTAGATAATTTACTACTACTAGCTAATCATTTTGCATTAAGGGTATATATTCGAGGAGCCAAAagaattgtatatttttatttgctttttacagtataatttttttaatgaattgatTAGGTATAGGTCGTGTATTAGGAGAAGTGTATATATACACAGGCTGTCGTCTGAGCTTTATATAACTTTTGTTCTTCGAATGATGCAAAATAAACAGCTGGCCGTATCACAACAAGACACTGTCATCGTTGTTGGTGTACGCAAAGGATAATActcatttttgtgtttcttctatTCGTAATTATGGTTCCTTGTTATTTTTATACTTTGACATCAATTTAAATTGGTCTCTTTCAGAcatcttttttcaaaaattcgaaaaaaaaaaaaaagtgataggagttctcctttttcttcttatccCATGTTATCATATAACTCATAATTAAAATGACTCAACAAGTAATCtaatataaattagaaaattcagttataagcatttataaaattaaaaagaaaatgccAAGTTtgaaatccatattttttttgttcaattcgattatatatacatttttacatttttatttgatattacttTTTTGCGAACATGTATACAAatgacttaaaaaaataattatctaaaaaaCCGACTATATGCATACATATTTacaaattactttttttaaaaaccactAACCAAAcatctaaaaaaatatcatatatagaACAATGATGTGATTTGTCACCTTATTCGTCCTACGATTATAattggttaacaaaaaaaatgattgtattATTATCATTCCCATTTGGTCACTATCCTGAAAACTCGTAGTCGTAGATATAGAACACATTTTGTATacactttattttattattctcattAAAACCATACTATTAAATTTGTCCAGAATAGCTCATTATTCATAGGAATTTAAAAAACTTGATGGACCTACCAAAAACTTCCAATAACTCTATTATTTCCCTTTATTATAtaacacataaagaaaaaaagaaaaaaaaaacgcatttaaaatccttttaatcacggttttttttttaatcttcgtCATACACATTTGCTATATTGCTAATCACAGtcaaaacaatttaattaattttttaataaagtaaacagttaaacaaaattaaaaataaaaactgccATGTggtatcttcttctctgtttctttctttctctctctctcttcctttaaGAACGCGTTGCAGACTTTGATCAGACTTCGCGTTCCCGCCgcccatctctttctctctcacacgtttctttttttttgtctctcccTAATTCATCGGCGTAGCTGTGTGATCCGATCAACATTGCAAATTTCTCAACTTTAaacctctctttctttcaaaacccaaaatcacAAGATTTCTTcaaacactctgtttttttttctcttcaatggCGTTATCGAAAAATAGTAACAGCAACAACAATAAGAAGAATGTTTCGTACATCTCAGTCCCTTCTCAGATCATAAActcattatcttcttcctctttacaATCCCTTCTTGTTTCTCCcaagaaatcatcatcaagaagcAGCAACACCAACAGATTCAGCTTCTCTTACAGAAACCCTAGGATCTGGTTctttactctctttctcttctcactCTTTGGTATGTTGAAACTCGGATTCAACGTTGACCcaatctctctccctttctcacGTTACCCTTGTTCGACTAATCAACCATTAAGCTTCGACGGTGAGCAACGAGCTGAATCTCATATGGGTTTGGCTTCAAAATCGAATTCGTCTTCTGGGTATTCGAATTCGAGTGAGATTAGTCAATCAGACGGTGGAAAGAACGGGACTTTGTTAACGGAGGAAGGTGATTTCTGGAAACAACCTGATGGGTTAGGGTTTAAGCCCTGTTTGGGATTTACAAGTCAGTATAGAAAAGATAGCAATTCGATTTTGAAGAACAGGTGGAAgtatcttcttgttgttgtctctGGTGGGATGAATCAGCAAAGGAATCAGATTGTTGATGCTGTTGTCATCGCTAGGATCCTTGGAGCTTCTCTTGTTGTTCCTGTTTTGCAGGTCAATGTCATCTGGGGAGACGAAAGGTATAAAACTCATTATTTCTGAAACAAGAGGTTATGATAATGTGAAGTTGTTGATCGAAttgtttgtcttgtttgtttgttgcaatTTTAGTGAATTTGCGGATATATTCGACTTGGAGCATTTCAAGAATGTGTTAGCTGATGATGTCCATATAGTTTCGTCTTTACCTTCTACTCATGTAATGACGAGACCTGTGGAAGAGAAGAGAACTCCACTTCATGCTTCTCCTCAATGGATCCGTGCTCATTACCTCAAGCGAGTAAgaatttcttacaaaaactATCTCTAATTGGATGTGTTTGTTTGACTATAGATTGAGCTAATAATAGTGtttctttcctctgtttctacAGATTAACAGAGAACGAGTTCTACTTCTCCGTGGTCTCGACTCAAGACTCTCCAAGGACCTTCCTTCTGATCTTCAGAAACTACGCTGCAAGGTAGCTTTCCAAGCGCTGAGATTTTCCCCGAGGATTCTTGAACTCGGTAACAAGCTAGCTTCAAGGATGCGTAACCAAGGACAGTATCTCTCACTTCATTTAAGAATGGAGAAAGATGTTTGGGTTAGAACTGGTTGTCTCCCTGGTTTAACTCCCGAGTACGACGAAATAGTCAACAGCGAAAGAGAACGTCATCCTGAGCTTCTTACCGGTAGATCAAACATGACTTATCACCAGAGAAAACTCGCTGGTCTATGCCCTTTAACTGCTCTAGAAGTCACAAGGTATAGTACTAACCAAAATCCACAAAATCTTTTTGCTTATGGTTTGGACAATTCTGTATTTAACAGTGTTATTGCGATTGCACAGGCTGCATAAAGCATTAGAGGCTCCAAAGGATGCGAGACTCTATTGGGCAGGAGGAGAGCCTCTAGGAGGGAAAGAGGTGTTGGAGCCATTAACTAAAGAGTTCCCTCAGTTTTACAACAAGCATGATCTTGCGTTACCCGGGGAGCTTGAACCATTCGCCAAGAAAGCTTCGGTTATGGCTGCGATCGACCACATTGTCTGCGAGAACAGTGATGTTTTCATACCGTCTCATGGAGGAAACATGGGACACGCGTTACAAGGGCAACGAGCTTACGCTGGCCACAAGAAATACATCACTCCAAATAAGAGACAGATGCTTCCTTATTTCATGAACTCGTCGCTTCCTGAATCGGATTTTAACAGGATTGTGAAAGATCTTCATCGAGAATCATTAGGACAGCCGGAGTTGAGAATGAGCAAAGCTGGTAAAGATGTTACAAAACATCCTGTTCCAGAGTGTATGTGCTCAgatagacaacaacaacaacggtaATCCAATGCTTAAGCCTTACAGGGGGGTTGGTCATTGTCACATTGTTGGTGGCTCGGAAGATTCAGATGACAGCCGATTTTTTCCCGATCACCGGAACTTTAGTGAGGAAGACGATTCATAGTGGTGGTTCGTGTGATATTCTTTTAGTTCggtcattttttttcaaatctttgGGAGTAAATAACTGTTACATGTTTTTTTACGGTATACGTGGGAAGTAGAATAGTGAGAGGTTATATAAGATATGATTCTTTGATTCGATTTATTTTCgctgtaattatatattacagaGTTGTATACGGTTCTTGCTTgtactatataaataaagcaACAGTTTATCATATCTGCTTATCAATTCAGCTAACCATAGGTTTGTTTACACTTTACATCTTCACAAAACTGCAAGTAGAGCTACAAACTGGTAACATATTAAATGGGTCGAAAGATATAGCACAATAGCGCTTAACGggctttttattttgtgtttagcATGATGATTAAACCGATGTCGttttaattagggtttctttttgTTACAGAGCGACGTCGTTTTGGTTGTCTTCTCTAAACTCATAGATTGAAGTCAAACAGTCTTGTTCGGGTTTTGAGAGACAGAGAGGTTTAAGCTTCTGGTTTCTGTGTCGTTCGTGTTTGATCACAATCTTCGCACCTCAGAAGGGCTGGCTTTGGCTTTTGCGCTCTATTGAGAATCAGCTTTTCCAGGTCCGGTTTcgttttctggttttttttttgttttttgattagAGGAACTCAAATGAAGAACCTTTAATCGTTGTTCTGGTTGAATTAGTCTGAATTGTTGTTAGCTTTGAATTGAAATAGATGCCTCGAAGACCAATAGGAAGACGATTGGCAAAGCATCAGCCTTTAGCATTTTCGCCGTTTATGCGGTTACTTGCTTTTGCTTCAATGGCTAGGCGTGATTTGCCTCATCCTAAAGACTGTCAATGTTCTGAAGAGATCTCTTTTGGTGAGTAAAACTAATGTAATTGAGACTTTTCTATTCACAACCGTTGTAAACTTGTAGTGATGTTATCTATCATTCTAACTTTGTAGATGAAAAG
The sequence above is drawn from the Camelina sativa cultivar DH55 chromosome 4, Cs, whole genome shotgun sequence genome and encodes:
- the LOC104782999 gene encoding uncharacterized protein At1g04910, with the protein product MALSKNSNSNNNKKNVSYISVPSQIINSLSSSSLQSLLVSPKKSSSRSSNTNRFSFSYRNPRIWFFTLFLFSLFGMLKLGFNVDPISLPFSRYPCSTNQPLSFDGEQRAESHMGLASKSNSSSGYSNSSEISQSDGGKNGTLLTEEGDFWKQPDGLGFKPCLGFTSQYRKDSNSILKNRWKYLLVVVSGGMNQQRNQIVDAVVIARILGASLVVPVLQVNVIWGDESEFADIFDLEHFKNVLADDVHIVSSLPSTHVMTRPVEEKRTPLHASPQWIRAHYLKRINRERVLLLRGLDSRLSKDLPSDLQKLRCKVAFQALRFSPRILELGNKLASRMRNQGQYLSLHLRMEKDVWVRTGCLPGLTPEYDEIVNSERERHPELLTGRSNMTYHQRKLAGLCPLTALEVTRLHKALEAPKDARLYWAGGEPLGGKEVLEPLTKEFPQFYNKHDLALPGELEPFAKKASVMAAIDHIVCENSDVFIPSHGGNMGHALQGQRAYAGHKKYITPNKRQMLPYFMNSSLPESDFNRIVKDLHRESLGQPELRMSKAGKDVTKHPVPECMCSDRQQQQR